In a genomic window of Scheffersomyces stipitis CBS 6054 chromosome 4, complete sequence:
- a CDS encoding predicted protein, translating to EEAQDDDFAIDPDDELLMHTYHTLPDNCKKFWGRRYDLFGRFDEGIYMTSELWYSVTPESIAVFVARLFKYLIPDAKSAMDVCCGGGGNTIHFAKYFDSVVAVDINAINVKCTEHNAQIYGVGSKIDTVVGDWNELSRVEVDGLPNQNWIPQHLRNKEFPQKTFDFIFSSPPWGGTSYDKKDNEFDLYTMEPFPIDKMVKQFLQYTENIGLFLPKSSNLNQIAQVTREVYGVEGKCRVIYIYRKSFLTGIVALMGPGVTGALDYEELFGAEEEYREDEV from the coding sequence gaagaagctcaGGATGACGACTTTGCCATTGATCCAGATGACGAATTGCTCATGCATACTTACCATACTTTACCGGACAATTGTAAAAAGTTTTGGGGAAGAAGGTATGACTTGTTTGGTAGGTTTGATGAAGGAATCTATATGACATCTGAGCTTTGGTATTCGGTAACGCCAGAATCAATAGCAGTCTTTGTAGCCCGGCTTTTCAAGTATCTCATTCCCGATGCTAAAAGTGCCATGGACGTCTGCTgtggtggaggtggaaACACCATCCATTTTGCCAAGTACTTTGattctgttgttgctgtagATATAAATGCAATTAATGTCAAGTGTACTGAACACAATGCTCAGATCTACGGTGTGGGTAGCAAAATAGATACAGTTGTTGGGGACTGGAACGAATTGAGTAGAGTTGAGGTAGATGGCTTGCCGAATCAGAACTGGATTCCACAACATTTACGAAATAAAGAGTTTCCACAAAAGACgtttgatttcatcttttcATCGCCTCCATGGGGAGGAACTTCGTACGATAAGAAAGATAACGAGTTCGACTTGTACACTATGGAACCGTTTCCCATCGACAAGATGGTCAAGCAGTTTCTACAGTATACCGAGAATATCGGGTTGTTCTTGCCCAAGAGTCTGAATTTGAACCAAATTGCACAAGTAACTCGTGAGGTTTACGGAGTTGAGGGAAAGTGCCGGGttatctatatatatagaaaatCATTTCTTACGGGTATAGTGGCATTGATGGGGCCAGGAGTGACGGGAGCATTGGACTATGAGGAGCTATTTGGggcagaagaagagtatagagaagatgaagtttaA
- a CDS encoding predicted protein translates to FFQQTFDRLTDAVAKLENDKLAENDKIVALTNEVTYLRQLLDFQNSKIEKLASLVADLAENKNQDAMINSLSAVQAHVLEHDNDHVTEVQDQVQQQVDQLQPQHDMSQQQVHLDSNMDPALHQVAVAAAAVQAQQAQQVQAQQQHAQVAQQQHRQDQHQHRQDGGEKARKKSYSNKRKLGEGSKPKITIDFLHNPMSVKEIYDEFTKGFRGQPALCEMDAKYGKHEWRGDSRSKESKRYQRRKKLCDAIERGMLKYGKPEEEIIRYIEEFRGEKSLTWVMNGNLPEDLLN, encoded by the exons TTTTTCCAGCAGACATTTGATAGGCTCACCGATGCTGTAGCCAAACTCGAAAACGACAAGCTCGCTGAAAATGACAAGATTGTGGCACTTACGAATGAAGTTACTTATCTAAGACAATTGCTTGACTTCCAGAACCTGAAGATTGAGAAATTGGCGTCTTTGGTGGCAGACTTGGCTGAAAACAAGAATCAGGATGCGATGATCAATTCGCTACTGGCTGTTCAGGCTCATGTTTTGGAGCATGACAACGACCATGTGACCGAAGTCCAGGACCAGGTACAACAGCAGGTAGATCAGCTTCAGCCCCAGCATGATATGAGTCAACAGCAGGTTCACCTTGATAGCAATATGGACCCAGCACTTCACCAGGTAGCTGTGGCTGCTGCGGCTGTTCAAGCACAGCAAGCGCAACAAGTACAGgcacaacagcaacatGCGCAGGTTGCGCAACAACAGCATCGCCAAGACCAGCACCAGCACCGACAAGATGGCGGTGAGAAAGCACGCAAAAAGAGCTACAGCAACAAGCGCAAGTTGGGTGAAGGCTCA AAGCCCAAGATCACGATTGACTTCTTGCACAACCCAATGTCGGTGAAGGAAATCTACGACGAGTTCACCAAGGGCTTTAGAGGACAGCCAGCGTTGTGTGAGATGGATGCCAAATACGGTAAACACGAATGGAGAGGTGATTCTAGATCGAAAGAGTCGAAGCGATaccagagaagaaagaagttgtgTGATGCCATTGAGCGCGGGATGCTCAAATACGGCAAGCCGGAAGAGGAGATCATCCGCTATATCGAGGAATTCCGGGGTGAGAAGTCGTTGACGTGGGTGATGAACGGGAACTTGCCGGAAGACTTGTTAAACTAG
- the CBR2 gene encoding NADH-cytochrome b-5 reductase (NADH-cytochrome b-5 reductase (MCR1)~go_function oxidoreductase activity~go_process electron transport) — protein MSFSRSFSRLASSKFVLPVAAAAVGLASYSFTSSSFIANEPSKAFKGGDEWIDLKLISSHDLSHDTKHLVFELPNKDDVSGLVTASLLMTKFVTPKGSNVIRPYTPVSDTEQAGTIDFVVKKYEGGKMSSHIHDLKPNDTLSFKGPFVKWKWEPNQFKSIALIGGGTGITPLYQLIHEITKNPADKTQVSLFYGSQTPDDILIKKELDALAAKHKDQVKIVYFVDKADASWKGETGYISKEFLQKNLPAPGPDNKIFVCGPPPLYKAVSGPKVSPTDQGELTGSLAELGFSKENVFKF, from the coding sequence ATGTCGTTTTCCCGTCTGTTCTCCAGATTAGCCTCGTCCAAGTTTGTCTTGCCCGTCGCAGCTGCCGCTGTTGGCTTGGCCTCGTACTCATTCACCTCCTCCTCGTTCATTGCCAACGAACCAAGCAAGGCCTTCAAGGGTGGTGACGAGTGGATcgacttgaagttgatctcATCTCATGACTTGTCCCACGACACCAAGCATTTAGTATTTGAGTTGCCCAACAAGGACGATGTCTCTGGCTTGGTCACCGCTTCGCTCTTGATGACGAAGTTTGTCACTCCCAAAGGTAGCAATGTCATCAGACCATACACTCCTGTTTCCGACACTGAACAAGCTGGAACTATCGACTTTGTCGTCAAGAAGTATGAAGGCGGTAAAATGTCCTCGCACATCCATGACTTGAAGCCAAACGACACCTTATCGTTCAAGGGTCCCTTCGTCAAGTGGAAATGGGAACCTAACCAGTTCAAGTCCATTGCCTTGATTGGCGGTGGTACCGGAATCACTCCCTTGTACCAATTGATCCACGAAATCACTAAGAACCCAGCTGACAAGACCCAGGTCTCGTTGTTTTACGGCTCCCAGACCCCAGACGACattttgatcaagaaggaattggatGCTCTCGCTGCTAAGCACAAAGACCAGGTCAAGATCGTCTACTTTGTCGATAAGGCTGATGCTTCTTGGAAGGGTGAAACTGGCTACATCTCCAAGGAATTCTTGCAGAAGAACTTGCCAGCCCCAGGTCCtgacaacaagatctttgtCTGTGGTCCTCCACCTTTGTACAAGGCTGTTTCTGGTCCAAAGGTTTCTCCTACTGACCAAGGTGAACTCACTGGTTCCTTGGCTGAATTGGGCTTCTCCAAGGAGAATGTTTTCAAGTTCTAA
- a CDS encoding Metallophosphoesterase (go_function hydrolase activity), whose amino-acid sequence MTDSPKKVKIAVEGCCHGELNAIYRSLDDSVDLLIICGDFQAIRNQTDLDTMNVPKKYLRMADFHEYYSGTKTAPILTIFIGGNHECSSYLTELKFGGWVAPNIYYLGEYGSVWYRGIQIAGWSGIYNHWSFLDNFLDDESLPFTPRSIRSVYHTKPKNFLKMSLMNHDLDVVLSHDWPVGIEKYGDAQWLLRKKQYFKNDIRDGKLGSPLNKFLLGYLRPRYWFSGHLHIRFDARVSYRNQEITSPYSKEEVVKSDEIEINMDDEEEDEEPTKNSDEIGGLDMDDEIEVEESKITFEDKLCIDKRESAVDSKGFSLIPSRKRFPGDNDETYFLALDKCLPHRRFFEVIEVEVKSQNLQHPSVKYDGLYMSRRSVAINRVVEDFVHKHKQQFKEISWAQISDSPSRLTIINELREVVSAELNSLSRRDDSDFEIRHDSFKIVAPIESKNTEAIPLKYWENNQTVDYCAKFGIHYRS is encoded by the coding sequence ATGACAGATAGTCCAAAGAAAGTCAAAATAGCAGTTGAGGGGTGTTGTCACGGCGAATTGAACGCTATATACCGATCTCTAGATGATTCTGTTGATCTTCTCATCATTTGTGGAGATTTCCAGGCCATACGAAACCAGACAGATCTAGACACCATGAACGTGCCGAAAAAGTATTTAAGAATGGCAGATTTCCACGAGTACTACAGTGGAACCAAGACGGCGCCTattctcactattttcATTGGAGGCAACCATGAATGTTCTTCGTATCTCacagagttgaagtttggAGGATGGGTCGCTCCCAATATCTACTATCTTGGAGAATATGGCAGTGTATGGTATAGAGGGATCCAGATTGCAGGCTGGAGTGGTATTTACAACCATTGGTCATTTCTTGACAACTTTTTGGACGACGAGTCACTTCCATTTACTCCCAGATCCATACGGTCGGTGTACCATACCAAACCTAAGAACTTCTTAAAGATGAGTTTGATGAACCATGATCTCGATGTAGTATTGAGCCATGATTGGCCCGTCGggattgaaaaatatggAGATGCCCAGTGGCTTTTACGTAAGAAAcaatacttcaagaacgatATACGAGACGGCAAGCTTGGCTCACCACTAAACAAATTCCTATTGGGTTATTTGAGACCGCGGTACTGGTTTTCGGGCCATCTACATATCAGGTTCGATGCCCGAGTATCGTACCGCAATCAAGAAATAACGAGTCCTTATTCAAAGGAGGAGGTGGTGAAGAGCGATGAGATAGAAATAAATATggatgatgaagaagaagatgaagagcCTACGAAGAACAGCGATGAGATTGGTGGTTTGGACATGGATgatgagattgaagttgaagagagcAAAATCACATTCGAGGATAAACTATGTATCGATAAACGTGAGTCAGCAGTGGATCTGAAGGgattttctttgattcCGTCGAGAAAACGGTTCCCTGGTGACAATGATGAGACATACTTTCTTGCCTTGGATAAATGCCTTCCCCATAGAAGATTCTTTGAAGTGATAGAGGTGGAAGTCAAGCTGCAAAATTTACAGCACCCCTCGGTGAAGTACGATGGACTCTACATGAGTCGAAGATCCGTAGCTATAAATAGAGTGGTTGAGGATTTCGTTCACAAGCACAAACAGCAATTCAAGGAAATCAGCTGGGCCCAGATTTCAGACAGTCCCTCTAGATTAACTATAATCAACGAGCTTCGTGAGGTGGTTCTGGCAGAATTGAACAGTCTTAGCCGCCGGGACGATTCTGACTTTGAGATTCGTCACGACAGTTTCAAGATCGTTGCTCCTATTGAGAGTAAGAATACGGAAGCTATTCCTTTAAAGTATTGGGAGAATAACCAGACCGTAGACTACTGCGCCAAGTTTGGAATACACTATAGAAGTTGA
- a CDS encoding putative transcription factor: MPYDPHNPLAVALPYTFNSEGEFPTEVMANRFQAWRSIIKDLVNYLKEYANVQEERVRQQIRLQQAVGISTSSSVSANSSSSHGHSSSSSNSAKDDLLAINKFFLPIGNGSVQDLPTILTKFHQQNVTNSSKTLKDINQIIIPKLEELRKDLLVKIKEIKNLQNDFKTSLGKELSETKLLISQYHQAFELSNKLEHGSSSAHHSDSGSESGKYDPYLVKIKLDRQLKRQLSEENYLYEAYTNLQSSGGKLESIIVLEVQNYLSMFLNLLSTENSSLSNFLLPNLNNGFLSKETSFEWDAFISRNLPAASAISAVGINSSIAKHGTFIDLSIPQRKLSELKIPNFDSNLNVAIREGFLERRSKYLKSYSSGWYVLTCNYIHEFKTADRKKDQQPVMSLSLDTCTVSDHSKDDGKAGGAYKFILSSKSTSGLVHRTHNLVFRTDTFKSMIDWYNDIKMLTSLPTPSARGRHIAKTRPKTNLTSNSSKAISRASSLYSSTTNGGRSIRTGNSAASPPNAATKQRPLSQATSIMNANRLSSTFSQKNSQSPRMANMINSDGTIITPDTPLQPNTSIPQIQLPQQQITPGPGSVQNQQHFITPTSGFQYYIPSNGQPQQFYDPVQNQYYTLTPSVPSGSHQPQPQPQYFPNTPQQSTPQQFVPLQAAQSPSQPYPINTANYFPQYAHSQQLQKGYGENLPYPNNHPVDSPSETQSQHTVEEPLANGTRNDSHLSHQSLQHITSGNDVNDEVSTLQSNIADQPSISIDIDDKFDDKSETNEDEFEGEKTKVSLTALDVQKNKV; this comes from the exons ATGCCGTACGATCCCCATAACCCTTTGGCGGTTGCCTTGCCATACACGTTCAATTCCGAGGGAGAGTTCCCCACAGAAGTCATGGCCAACAGGTTCCAGGCTTGGCGGTCTATCATCAAGGACTTGGTTAACTACCTCAAGGAGTACGCCAAcgtccaagaagaacggGTCAGACAGCAGATTCGTTTGCAGCAAGCAGTGGGAATTTCTACCAGCTCGTCAGTTTCGGCCAACTCGTCGTCGTCACATGGCCactcttcgtcgtcttcaaaCTCGGCAAAGGACGACTTACTCgccatcaacaagttctttctcCCCATCGGGAATGGCTCGGTCCAGGATTTACCAACCATTCTCACCAAGTTCCACCAACAGAACGTAACTAACTCCAGCAAGACGCTCAAGGACATCAACCAGATTATAATACCCAAACTTGAGGAGTTAAGAAAGGACTTGCTagtcaagatcaaagagATCAAAAACTTGCAGAACGACTTCAAGACGTCCTTGGGAAAAGAATTGAGTGAGACAAAGCTCTTGATTTCACAATACCATCAAGCTTTTGAACTATCCAATAAGCTTGAGCACGGCTCATCTTCAGCTCACCATCTGGACTCTGGCAGTGAAAGTGGAAAGTATGACCCTTATTTGGTTAAAATCAAGTTGGACAGACAATTGAAGCGACAATTGAGTGAAGAAAACTATCTCTATGAAGCATATACCAACTTGCAATCTTCAGGTGGGAAGCTTGAGTCGATTATTGTTTTAGAAGTTCAGAACTACTTGTCAatgttcttgaatttgCTCAGCACCGAGAACTCGTCTTTGTCGAACTTTTTGCTtcccaacttgaacaacgGCTTTTTATCGAAAGAAACCAGCTTTGAATGGGATGCTTTCATTTCCCGAAACTTGCCAGCAGCATCAGCGATAAGTGCTGTAGGAATAAATAGTTCCATTGCCAAACATGGCACCTTTATTGACCTTTCTATTCCTCAGAGAAAGCTTTcagagttgaagattccTAATTTCGACTCAAACTTGAATGTAGCTATCAGAGAAGGTTTCTTGGAAAGGAGATCGAAGTATCTCAAAAGTTATTCAAGTGGCTGGTACGTCTTGACTTGTAATTACATTCATGAATTCAAGACAGCCGACAGGAAGAAAGACCAGCAGCCGGTCATGTCTTTATCATTGGATACTTGCACTGTTTCTGACCATTCGAAAGATGATGGCAAGGCTGGAGGAGCATACAAGTTCATCTTGAGTCTGAAACTGACCTCTGGCCTTGTTCACAGAACCCACAACTTGGTATTCAGAACAGACACGTTCAAGAGCATGATAGACTGGTACAACGACATCAAGATGTTAACATCTTTGCCTACCCCATCGGCCCGTGGTAGACACATCGCCAAAACTAGACCTAAAACTAATCTCACTTCCAACAGCTCGAAAGCCATTTCTCGGGCTTCAAGTTTGTATTCGTCCACAACGAATGGAGGAAGGTCAATTAGAACTGGAAACTCGGCAGCTTCTCCTCCCAATGCAGCTACGAAGCAGAGACCTTTGTCTCAGGCTACTTCTATCATGAATGCAAACAGATTGCTGTCTACATTTTCACAAAAGAATAGCCAATCTCCCCGAATGGCCAACATGATCAACAGTGATGGAACGATCATTACTCCT GATACCCCTCTTCAACCGAATACTCTGATTCCGCAGATCCAGCTTCCACAACAGCAGATTACACCAGGACCAGGTTCAGTTCAAAACCAGCAACATTTCATCACTCCCACCTCTGGATTTCAGTACTATATTCCCAGCAATGGACAGCCTCAGCAGTTCTATGATCCCGTACAAAACCAGTATTATACTTTGACACCATCTGTGCCCAGTGGTTCTCATCAACCCCAACCTCAGCCTCAGTATTTCCCAAACACACCTCAACAGAGCACACCTCAACAGTTTGTGCCACTTCAGGCTGCGCAATCTCCATCGCAGCCCTACCCTATTAACACTGCCAACTACTTTCCACAATATGCCCATTCCCaacagttgcaaaaagGATACGGTGAAAACTTACCATATCCTAATAACCATCCTGTTGACTCTCCTTCTGAAACACAAAGCCAGCACACAGTGGAGGAACCTTTGGCCAATGGCACCCGTAACGATTCTCACCTCAGCCATCAAAGCTTGCAACACATAACATCAGGCAATGATGTAAACGACGAGGTTTCTACGTTGCAAAGCAATATTGCTGATCAGCCTTCAATTTCCATCGATATTGATGACAAGTTTGATGACAAGAGCGAAACCAACGAGGATGAGTTTGAGGgagagaaaacaaaagttTCTTTAACTGCATTGGACGTTCAAAAGAACAAGGTCTAG
- a CDS encoding 60S ribosomal protein L23 (go_component intracellular; ribosome~go_function structural constituent of ribosome~go_process protein biosynthesis), producing MSGSGASGNKFRMSLALPVGAVMNCADNSGARNLYVLAVKGVGARLNRLPAASAGDMVMATVKKGKPELRKKVMPAIVIRQSRPWRRKDGVYLYFEDNAGVIVNPKGEMKGSAITGPVAKECADLWPRIASNSGVVV from the exons ATGTCTGGTTCTGGTGCTTCCGGTAACAAGTTCCGTATGTCT TTGGCTTTGCCAGTCGGTGCTGTCATGAACTGTGCTGATAACTCCGGTGCTAGAAACTTATATGTCTTGGCCGTCAAGGGTGTCGGTGCTAGATTGAACAGATTGCCAGCTGCTTCTGCTGGTGACATGGTCATGGCTACTGTCAAGAAGGGTAAGCCTgaattgagaaagaaggTCATGCCAGCTATCGTCATCAGACAATCCAGACCatggagaagaaaggaCGGTGTCTACTTGTACTTCGAAGACAACGCCGGTGTCATTGTCAACCCTAAGGGTGAAATGAAGGGTTCTGCCATCACTGGTCCAGTTGCTAAGGAATGTGCTGACTTGTGGCCACGTATTGCCTCCAACTCCGGTGTCGTTGTTTAA
- the AMD3 gene encoding Acetamidase (go_function amidase activity) codes for MTITAPTYKDIAARKVAERDAKFATHWLIPEDKLPSADVKDVLHWIAKSGYLTPAEIEITESPVATILDNIKSRKWTAVDVTSAVCHRASIAHQLTNCLTEIFFDEALERASELDKFQQETGQVVGPLHGLPISLKDNFNIKGQATTIGIVNFCFNPEKFDEDAVLVKMLRAQGAIFYVKTNVPVAMMMPESTNHIWGNTTNPMNRSLSSGGSSGGEAALIKLRGSPIGIGSDIGGSIRIPASFQNLYAIKPTFGRFPTYGARSGLPGLESVNSVNGPLGTSLDDLEFYCKAVVDSEPWNHDAKCVEIPWRDIELPEKLNIAICIDDKFIRPTPPIRRAVRIVEESLKAAGHDVIEWVPEDHLRLSEIISAFFLSDGGIHVKAETEATGETIFPYMKPYESAVDISVSQLWKLHAERTKLIKKYLDRWMATAEVTKNGKPIDAIIMPVTPFAGNPNGKFHNYVGYTSPFNVLDYTVGVFPVTRADQELDPRDEESANYNSEDNAVWSDFDPSANHGGAAALQLIGRKFQEEKVIAMMKVISELINYSD; via the coding sequence ATGACCATCACCGCTCCAACCTACAAGGACATTGCTGCTCGAAAAGTTGCCGAAAGGGATGCCAAGTTCGCTACACATTGGTTAATTCCAGAAGACAAACTTCCCTCTGCTGACGTCAAAGATGTGCTCCACTGGATTGCCAAGTCTGGCTACTTGACTCCAGCTGAAATTGAGATTACTGAGTCTCCGGTTGCTACTATTCTCGACAATATCAAGTCTCGCAAATGGACAGCCGTAGATGTCACTTCGGCTGTATGCCATAGAGCATCTATAGCCCACCAATTGACCAACTGCTTGACAGAAATCTTTTTTGATGAAGCTTTGGAAAGAGCACTGGAGTTGGACAAATTCCAACAGGAAACTGGTCAAGTCGTAGGTCCTTTACATGGATTGCCCATTTCGCTCAAggacaacttcaacatcaaggGACAGGCCACAACCATCGGGATTGTGAATTTCTGCTTCAATCCTGAGAAATTTGACGAGGACGCTGTGTTGGTTAAGATGCTCCGAGCCCAAGGAGCAATTTTCTATGTCAAGACAAATGTACCTGTAGCCATGATGATGCCTGAGTCCACCAACCATATTTGGGGTAACACAACCAACCCTATGAATAGGTCGTTGAGTTCTGGAGGCTCTTCTGGAGGCGAGGCTGCCTTAATCAAACTCCGAGGCTCTCCAATTGGCATAGGCTCTGACATTGGAGGCTCGATTCGTATTCCAGCTTCATTCCAGAACTTGTATGCTATCAAGCCGACGTTTGGAAGATTCCCTACTTACGGTGCAAGATCAGGATTGCCGGGCCTAGAATCTGTCAACAGTGTCAACGGACCCTTGGGTACTTCATTAGACGACTTGGAGTTCTATTGTAAAGCTGTCGTTGATAGTGAACCTTGGAATCACGACGCAAAGTGTGTGGAAATTCCATGGAGGGATATAGAATTGccagagaagttgaacataGCCATCTGCATTGATGACAAGTTCATCCGTCCTACTCCACCAATTCGCAGAGCTGTCAGGATCGTAGAAGAGTCGTTGAAAGCTGCTGGACATGATGTCATCGAATGGGTTCCTGAAGATCATTTGCGTCTCTCAGAAATCATTCTGGCATTCTTTCTTAGTGATGGAGGTATTCATGTCAAAGCTGAAACAGAAGCTACAGGTGAAACCATTTTTCCTTACATGAAACCCTACGAGAGCGCTGTAGACATCTCAGTGTCTCAATTGTGGAAGCTACATGCAGAAAGAACTAAGCTCATTAAGAAGTATCTCGACAGATGGATGGCTACGGCAGAAGTTACCAAGAACGGCAAACCCATCGACGCCATCATCATGCCAGTGACGCCTTTTGCGGGCAACCCTAATGGAAAATTCCACAACTACGTAGGATACACTTCTCCCTTCAACGTTTTAGACTACACTGTAGGAGTTTTCCCCGTGACTCGTGCTGATCAGGAATTGGATCCAAGAGACGAGGAAAGCGCCAACTACAATTCAGAAGACAATGCTGTTTGGAGTGACTTCGATCCTAGTGCCAACCATGGGGGAGCCGCTGCGTTGCAGCTTATTGGCAGGAAGTTCCAGGAGGAAAAGGTCATTGCTATGATGAAGGTCATTTCCGAGCTTATCAACTATTCTGATTGA
- the FEN3 gene encoding Pantothenate transporter FEN2 (Fenpropimorph resistance protein 2), translating to MAGTLTKLKTVVWGKIPTDPVERRLLFKMDWFILSYCCLMYWVNYLDRANLANAYVSGMQVDLNMKGNEFNLINTCFNVGYIVALVPHNLVLLRVRPRYWLSFCMLVWGVLTLSLYKATSFKQMCAIRFFVAVFESATFTGVHLILGSYYDEELLPFRTAVFTSSGLVGSIFSSVMQAAIYENMDDYRGIRGWRWLFIIDFIVTVPVVIYGFFFFPDAPEISKPFYFTEEEHQLALKKSQDRKHVDSFSWSVFKRIFGRWHWYLFSFLWVLGGENESFASNSLFALWLKYFEYTVPQRNHYPMGVFAVGITATLLSALYLNATGGKNHWHIGIIIMCAMILSAILMAARPLSTGVVFFAQYLGGIPYAGQTAFFAWANVVCQDDLQERAVVLASMNMFSNAVNAWWSLLFYVASDVPKFRKGCWAMLATAIASGILVCEVARAKHRFSSKPQPRSCAYRVVD from the exons ATGGCAGGTACTCTCACCAAACTAAAGACCGTGGTCTGGGGAAAGATTCCCACCGATCCGGTCGAACGTCGtctcttgttcaagatggaCTGGTTCATCTTATCGTACTGTTGCTTAATGTACTGGGTCAATTACTTGGACCGAGCCAATCTTGCCAATGCCTATGTATCGGGGATGCAAGTAGACTTGAACATGAAGGGTAAcgagttcaacttgatcaataCTTGTTTTAATGTGGGGTACATTGTGGCGTTGGTTCCACACAatttggtgttgttgaGAGTAAGACCTAGATACTGGTTGTCATTCTGTATGCTTGTCTGGGGAGTTCTCACCTTGTCATTGTACAAGGCTACTTCCTTCAAGCAAATGTGTGCCATCAGATTTTTCGTAGCTGTGTTTGAATCTGCTACTTTCACCGGGGTTCATTTGATACTAGGTAGTTACTACGATGAAGAGCTCTTACCCTTCCGTACGGCTGTGTTCACCAGTTCTGGTTTGGTAGGTTCGATTTTCTCGTCGGTCATGCAAGCTGCCATCTACGAGAACATGGACGACTACAGAGGAATCCGTGGCTGGAGATGGTTGTTTATCATTGACTTTATCGTCACCGTTCCAGTTGTTATCTACGgttttttcttcttcccaGATGCACCAGAAATTTCCAAGCCATTCTACTTcaccgaagaagaacatcaGCTTGCGTTGAAAAAGTCTCAAGATCGCAAACATGTAGACTCCTTCAGCTGGTCTGTATTCAAGAGAATCTTTGGCAGGTGGCATTGGTACTTGTTCTCGTTCCTCTGGGTTCTAGGAGGAGAAAATGAGTCGTTTGCTTCCAACTCGTTGTTTGCACTCTGGTTGAAATACTTCGAGTATACCGTTCCTCAGCGTAATCACTACCCAATGGGTGTTTTTGCGGTGGGCATTACTGCTACACTTTTATCTGCGTTGTACTTGAATGCTACTGGAGGTAAAAACCATTGGCACATTGGTATAATAATCATGTGTGCGATGATTCTTTCCGCTATTCTAATGGCAGCCCGTCCATTGTCGACTGGTGTAGTGTTCTTTGCGCAGTATCTAGGAGGTATTCCCTACGCTGGTCAGACTGCGTTCTTCGCCTGGGCCAATGTCGTCTGTCAGGACGACCTCCAGGAAAGAGCGGTAGTGTTGGCCTCTATGAACATGTTCAGTAATGCCGTTAATGCCTGGTGGTCGCTCTTATTCTACGTAGCTTCAGATGTCCCCAAATTCAGAAAGGGATGTTGGGCAATGCTTGCTACAGCAATTGCCAGTGGTATTTTGGTCTGTG AGGTCGCCAGGGCTAAGCATAGATTCAGCCTGAAGCCACAACCTAGGAGCTGCGCGTACCGTGTTGTAGACTGA